The Aureitalea marina genome includes a window with the following:
- a CDS encoding undecaprenyl-phosphate glucose phosphotransferase, protein MLFRTGRFSGFIRPISYLIDLSAIHWLAFMMFEDNFPAINFLFFITLAWVILSVRSHFYEIYRFTHVTKILTLLAKQSIIFTLIVYAFFGVHRTYDVDPIQILRYVVLVMGIISLFKFSIFFLLKKYRRVLGGNHRRVVIIGLNQKTDQLRKFFDDFPQYGYELKRTFDLNSQHAVPLEECFDYISNNHIEEIYASVGQLDNHQLIKLIDYADNNLKVLKFLPDNKEIYSKRLDFDYYGVLPILSMRKIPIDEPFNQFIKRSFDILLSLIVIVGILSWLTPILAILIKLESRGPVFFKQKRNGLDYEEFYCYKFRSMRPNPEAHLYQVTRGDERITKVGRFIRKTSIDELPQFINVLKGEMSVVGPRPHMVSHTEMYAERIDKFMVRHFVKPGITGLAQVSGYRGEVESESDIVNRVKYDIFYLENWSLLLDLKIVFQTVYNAIKGEDKAY, encoded by the coding sequence ATGCTCTTTAGGACAGGAAGATTTTCAGGATTTATCAGGCCGATCTCTTATTTGATCGACCTGTCGGCGATTCACTGGCTGGCCTTTATGATGTTTGAGGACAATTTTCCGGCCATCAACTTTCTGTTCTTCATCACCCTGGCCTGGGTCATACTTTCGGTAAGGTCTCACTTTTACGAGATATACCGGTTTACCCATGTGACCAAGATATTGACCCTATTGGCCAAACAGTCCATCATTTTTACGCTCATTGTTTATGCCTTCTTTGGGGTACATAGAACGTACGATGTCGACCCGATTCAAATACTGAGATATGTGGTCCTTGTGATGGGAATCATCTCTTTGTTCAAATTCTCTATTTTCTTCCTGCTAAAGAAGTATAGAAGGGTCCTTGGAGGAAATCACAGAAGGGTTGTCATAATTGGACTCAATCAAAAGACAGATCAATTGAGGAAGTTCTTTGACGACTTCCCTCAATACGGATACGAGCTTAAAAGGACCTTTGACCTGAACAGTCAGCATGCAGTCCCGTTAGAAGAGTGCTTTGATTACATTTCCAACAACCATATCGAAGAGATCTACGCCTCTGTGGGACAATTGGACAATCACCAGTTGATCAAACTCATCGATTACGCAGACAATAACCTGAAGGTCCTGAAGTTCTTGCCAGACAACAAAGAGATATACAGCAAAAGACTCGATTTTGACTATTACGGGGTGCTACCTATTCTCTCCATGAGAAAGATCCCGATCGATGAACCCTTCAACCAGTTCATCAAACGCAGCTTCGACATCTTGCTGTCCCTGATCGTGATCGTAGGTATATTGTCTTGGCTCACTCCAATTCTGGCCATTTTGATCAAGCTGGAATCAAGAGGCCCCGTATTCTTTAAACAAAAGAGGAATGGTTTGGATTATGAAGAATTCTACTGTTACAAATTCCGCTCGATGCGTCCCAATCCTGAGGCACACCTCTATCAGGTAACTCGGGGTGATGAACGCATTACCAAGGTTGGTCGCTTCATCCGGAAAACCAGTATAGACGAATTACCCCAGTTTATCAATGTGCTGAAGGGCGAGATGTCCGTAGTTGGGCCCAGACCTCACATGGTCAGTCATACCGAGATGTACGCAGAACGGATCGATAAATTCATGGTGCGGCATTTTGTAAAACCAGGGATCACGGGTCTGGCGCAAGTGAGCGGATACCGCGGGGAGGTAGAGAGCGAATCGGATATCGT